CGTAGCCCGCGGCCGGGGTTACGGCCACCAGGCCCACCACCGCCCCCACCGCGGCCCCCAAGGCCGAGGGCCTGCGCCCCCGCACCGCGTCGAAGAACACCCAGGCCAGCATCGCCGAGGCCGAGGCCGTGTTGGTGGTGATGAAGGCCAAGACCGCCGTCTCGTTGGCGGCCAAGGCCGAGCCGGCGTTAAAGCCGAACCAGCCGAACCATAGCATGCCCGTCCCGAGGAGGACGAATGGGATGTTGGCCGGGTTGTGGGGCTGGCTTGCCAGATGCGTTTTGCGCCTTCCCAGTACTAAGGCCCCCGCCAACGCCGCGAAGCCCGCCGACATGTGGACGACAGTGCCTCCGGCAAAGTCCAGGACTCCCCACTGCCTCAGGAATCCCTGCGGATGCCAGGTCCAATGGGCGAGCGGGCAGTATATGAAAAGGCTGAAAAGCGTGATGAAAAGGATGTAGCTCGAGAATCTCACGCGCTCGGCGAAGGAGCCGGTGATGAGCGCCGGCGTGATGATCGCGAATTTGAGCTGGAACATGGCAAAAAGCGCTAAGGGGATGGTCGGGGCCAGATCCGGATGCGTGGCGCCCCCGACGTTGCGAAACATAAAATAGGTGAAGGGGTTTCCGATGAGGCCCCGGTAGGACTCCCCGAAGGACAGGCTGAACCCCACGATGATCCAGACCAGGCTTAGGATTCCCATCGAGATGAAGCTCTGGAGCATGGTCGAGATCACGTTCTTCTTCTGCACCATGCCCCCGTAGAAGAAGGACAGCCCCGGGGTCATGAGGAGCACCAACCCCGTGGCCGTGAGCATCCAGGCCACATCCCCTGAATTTAGCGGCCCTCCCGCGAGTTGCGGCGGCCGGCTGTGCAGGGCCCCCAGCACCCCCGCCCCCAGGAGCAGTCCGAAGGAGATCACCCACTCCATCTTTCCCCGGCGCATCATGTTTTCCATGGCGGTTAATTTAGCAAATTCTGACGGTGCCATAGATATTTTTTGGTATTGCGAAAATTGTTTTTCCGCCTCATACTTAGATGCCATGTTCTCAAGGAGAATTTATTGGCGGAGGGCCCATTTATTGGCCATTCTCTATATTCTTGTCGCGCCCTCGCCACTCTGGTCGGACGAAATTGGGATACGACTAAAGGACGCCGAATTGGAACTATGCATCGCCTTTGGCCATCCCTTTGAATCCCCGGAAGTCGCCGCAAAAAACAATCGTCCGCCGAATTTGTTTGATACCAGAGGAAATTTCTTCTATCGAGCTGTTTTGAAAGCCGCCACAAAACCTGACGTTTTAAAGAGCAACGATTTCCAGACCTTGTATCCAAAGCTGTTGCTCTGGCAGGAAATCAATAATCGTCTCCACTTCGACAGGTCCTCTGAAATGCTGCAAAAGTTAAAGGTGGCTCCGGATTCTGGAAAGTGGGATCAAATCGCGTCTAAGCCAATGTCTGATCTTGGGACGAGCGTAAAAAAATTGCATTTGCAGTTCAAAGGCTGCAGCCCGATGCAATACCCTGACACCGAGCCTTATCTTCAAGAGCTCATTAAACAGTACGAATCGCGCTTCAGGTCTTTGCTGGCGAAGGCGGCTCCCTCGCCCCAACCGCGGGCGCCCGCTGCTAAAGCTGGGCCGCAATCGCCCGGGCAGTCAACGATCGGCCAAGGGCTTAATCTTAACACGGCTGTTGGATTCGATGGCTCGGGCCGTTCTTCAAATAACGATGTGGCGCCGCAGACGCGTCCGGGACAAGCCTTAGGGCCTTCTTCTGCTCATGAGCAGGTAAATCGAGGGAACTTCAACGATTTTTATGGACTGTTTAACGATCCCAATAAAAAATTTGAGGAAAAACTGGCGGGATTGGTCGGGCTTGCCTCTCTGCAGTCAAATCCGAGGTTCAAAGAGATGCAGGTTCAAAGCCTATTTGAGGCCTTTAGGCGAGGCATTGGCCCAGGGATGTCATTGAACAGCAAGTCCTTCCAGGAAACCCTCCAAAGAATCAATAGCTTGGCTTTGAATACAAAGCAAAGATCCCCCCTGGATCTGGACGAATATATCAAGAATGTCCTATCTCGCGGGAAGCCTTCCGTTCAAACCATTGGATTGTTCGCGCGATTGGAGTGTTTCGCCATCACCAGCTCTTGGGCCAAGCAACAAGCAGGTGTAAGCTTGCGCGCAGGCGGATTGCAGGCGCAGGGCGGCAATGTCTCCGTGAGCAAGGCCGGCGATACGACCACGATCAGTTACAATGACCCCTCCGGGAAGAAAGTCACAGAGAAACACGGCCCCTACGGGGCGGTGGAGGTGACTCGCGAGAACATGAGAGTTTTGACTACTCCGGCGGGGGGCTCGATCAGTATGGACGGCAAGAATCTGGGTTTCTGGAATGGCGGCAGCGGGATTTTCAGGGGGCAGAAGTTCGAGGTAAAACGGGGCGAGATCGTGCTACCTTCCGCTAGCGGCGGTCTGGCGGTAGGGACTCCCGCGCAGCTCCAAAAAGGGCAACCGCGTTTAAGCGTTGACCCGCAAGG
This is a stretch of genomic DNA from Elusimicrobiota bacterium. It encodes these proteins:
- a CDS encoding ammonium transporter, encoding MEWVISFGLLLGAGVLGALHSRPPQLAGGPLNSGDVAWMLTATGLVLLMTPGLSFFYGGMVQKKNVISTMLQSFISMGILSLVWIIVGFSLSFGESYRGLIGNPFTYFMFRNVGGATHPDLAPTIPLALFAMFQLKFAIITPALITGSFAERVRFSSYILFITLFSLFIYCPLAHWTWHPQGFLRQWGVLDFAGGTVVHMSAGFAALAGALVLGRRKTHLASQPHNPANIPFVLLGTGMLWFGWFGFNAGSALAANETAVLAFITTNTASASAMLAWVFFDAVRGRRPSALGAAVGAVVGLVAVTPAAGYVSVGASMAIGILASLVSNLAVYWKSKSTFDDTLDVFPCHGVGGMVGMLCTGIFADKVGLIHGDPTTFLHHLGATVIVGAFSFFGSYVLYKVTDALITLRVRPDQEELGLDISQHAETLA